Below is a genomic region from Raphanus sativus cultivar WK10039 chromosome 4, ASM80110v3, whole genome shotgun sequence.
TACTTGAATTTTTCctgtaaaacaaataaaaaatatgtttaaatacaaaataagataaaaatttaaatacaacaAATGTCAAGAAAATACCATATAGGTTTTGAAGTTTAGCAAATCTGATTAAACAGATATCTCCATTGTTTAGTTTATGGGCATCATCGGCCAAAATATGAGCTGATCTTCCCATAATGCAACAATGGATACGATTATCCCTGTAATAATATCAGAAAATAAAACAGATTAActattgaaataaataaaaacatatttacttCGTTATAAATCTTCTTGACAACAAAAATTACTTGATATCTCTAAGAGTAAACTCCACTTTGTTTACTTCGTTTCTTGCATTTTGAACATTTTTAAGCACACCAAGATCTAAGACTTCACCCATAACATCTGATATGCAAAAACAAatgtaattattaaaaaaaaaactgaagcatatataataataaactaaCACGATGAGAAAAAGTAATAAGTTACCAATAAGAAATCTTGTGTCATGGGAACCGTTTAACATGTTCTCAAAATCATAGAGATCTAGGAACATGTTGTCACAGTGTAGACTTGAATCAGTTATTGTAGTTTCATTTCTGAAAACCATCTTGTAGACGTGGCTGGTCGTCCTGTATAAACCAAAAGCTATAACTAATGCAAAGTTAGTAACAACTATCCATTCACCAACACGGAATAGAGTCTCAAGTTTTGGCATCAGAGATTGTCTGCAGCTGGCATGGATTTTGACACCCTGAAACATTTCCAAAGTTGAAGTTAATAGAtgtattatcaaaaataaacgTATAAGGCCTTGATTGGTAcagcagatgaagaagaagtagcaga
It encodes:
- the LOC108850720 gene encoding uncharacterized protein LOC108850720: MFQGVKIHASCRQSLMPKLETLFRVGEWIVVTNFALVIAFGLYRTTSHVYKMVFRNETTITDSSLHCDNMFLDLYDFENMLNGSHDTRFLIDVMGEVLDLGVLKNVQNARNEVNKVEFTLRDIKDNRIHCCIMGRSAHILADDAHKLNNGDICLIRFAKLQNLYGKIQVSNAFDCSLVLLNPSIEEARALNRRVNTAVICTIYAIDTMSGCVLKVSSRFKLNLLVQDLTGESKFSLLDSEATYIVKSSAAKVLNGCLDENEMKDILPSAIVDIVGKTYGFGISVDDNNGSLGTQFNTIKVWNLNDIMWKRIKSLHQMSTSSRKK